One window of Bacillus sp. THAF10 genomic DNA carries:
- a CDS encoding response regulator transcription factor, with amino-acid sequence MEEWCVCMHVFVVDDEKNIRDILEKYLVNEGYKVTLFSKGEQVVSEIQRLSPDLIVLDIMMPGMDGLELCKDIRKRSEIPIIFVSAKDEEFDRILGLEIGGDDYLTKPFSPRELIVRIKNIIKRMNKTTAEETLVIRDVNLIPARRYLECAGEEVVLTMREYDLFAFLALHKEQPFTREHLIEKICGYDFVGDGRIIDDLVKRIRKKLSQHGSSLEITTIWGYGYRMDD; translated from the coding sequence ATGGAAGAGTGGTGTGTGTGCATGCATGTGTTTGTTGTCGATGATGAGAAAAACATTCGGGACATTCTGGAGAAGTATTTGGTGAATGAAGGCTATAAGGTTACATTGTTTTCCAAAGGGGAGCAGGTGGTGTCTGAGATCCAAAGGCTTTCTCCTGATCTGATTGTGCTGGATATCATGATGCCTGGGATGGATGGGTTGGAGCTGTGCAAGGACATCAGGAAGCGAAGCGAGATACCGATCATTTTTGTGTCTGCCAAGGATGAGGAGTTTGACCGAATTCTCGGGCTTGAAATTGGCGGAGATGATTATTTGACGAAGCCTTTCAGCCCCCGGGAGTTGATTGTCCGGATTAAAAACATCATCAAACGAATGAATAAAACGACAGCCGAGGAGACCTTGGTCATTAGGGATGTGAATTTGATTCCGGCTAGGCGTTATCTTGAATGTGCAGGGGAGGAGGTCGTCCTGACTATGCGGGAGTACGACCTATTTGCGTTTCTTGCATTACATAAAGAGCAACCGTTTACAAGGGAGCATTTAATCGAGAAGATCTGCGGGTATGATTTTGTTGGGGATGGCCGTATTATCGACGATTTGGTGAAAAGGATCCGGAAAAAATTAAGTCAGCATGGCTCTTCCTTGGAGATCACGACCATCTGGGGCTATGGCTATCGAATGGATGATTAA
- a CDS encoding cell wall metabolism sensor histidine kinase WalK, giving the protein MAIEWMIKMKIGTKLYFSYLLLVVLILIISSLSFRYISQHYLVQETRERLREDAALMSNWLKPDPLTSDNIRAKLRNKVKLSAVSKLLTTQVIVLTPKQEVLFTNLDEATLEDIRESEREYISESVPILGESGERKGFVVLVAKVEDVQELNGMMKQSQRVGFVFSSIIALLICLVFQRKITGPIRKLTEHMRKFSLKGEVEPLAIDTNDEVKELADSFEALTKKLRNYDSQQKLFFQNASHELKTPLMAIQGNAEGILDGVVKGDDVKDSLHIIVNESQRLKKLVDQISYLTKLENVEDTFRFSSIKIGVLLEDAIDSVQALAKQNGISLVLESNAAGSYDLDGEKLKQAFINLLGNGIRYAKTNVTIQSMEVASKLVIEFRDDGKGFSPGEENKVFERFYSGESDGSGIGLAITKTIVEGHGGEITAERNVPSGVVFRILLPIR; this is encoded by the coding sequence ATGGCTATCGAATGGATGATTAAGATGAAAATCGGGACAAAGCTATACTTTTCTTATTTGTTATTGGTCGTCCTCATTTTGATTATTTCCAGTCTGTCGTTCCGTTATATATCCCAGCATTACCTGGTTCAGGAGACTAGGGAGCGGTTAAGGGAGGATGCAGCTTTAATGAGTAACTGGCTCAAGCCAGATCCCCTCACATCGGACAACATCCGGGCCAAGCTGCGGAATAAAGTGAAGCTCTCAGCGGTAAGTAAGCTATTGACGACCCAGGTCATCGTCCTGACCCCGAAACAGGAGGTGCTCTTTACCAACCTGGATGAAGCAACTCTTGAGGATATTAGGGAATCAGAGCGGGAATATATTTCTGAGAGTGTCCCGATACTCGGGGAATCAGGAGAGAGGAAGGGCTTTGTCGTGCTGGTCGCAAAGGTTGAGGATGTCCAGGAGTTGAACGGAATGATGAAACAATCCCAGCGTGTCGGATTTGTTTTTTCCTCCATCATCGCCTTACTGATTTGTCTGGTGTTTCAGCGGAAGATAACCGGTCCGATAAGGAAGCTGACGGAGCATATGCGCAAATTTTCATTAAAAGGGGAGGTGGAACCTCTCGCCATTGATACGAACGATGAGGTGAAGGAGCTTGCAGATAGTTTTGAAGCGCTGACCAAAAAGCTAAGAAACTATGATTCACAGCAAAAGCTCTTCTTTCAAAACGCATCGCACGAATTAAAAACACCGCTCATGGCAATCCAAGGCAATGCGGAAGGAATTCTGGATGGGGTGGTGAAGGGAGACGACGTGAAGGACAGCCTCCACATTATTGTGAACGAAAGTCAGCGCCTGAAAAAGCTGGTGGATCAGATCAGTTATTTGACCAAGCTGGAAAACGTAGAGGACACCTTTCGTTTTTCTTCTATAAAGATAGGTGTCTTGTTAGAGGATGCGATTGATTCTGTCCAGGCACTAGCCAAGCAAAATGGGATTAGTTTGGTTTTGGAGAGCAATGCTGCGGGGAGTTACGATCTGGATGGGGAAAAGCTCAAACAGGCGTTCATCAATCTCTTGGGTAATGGCATTCGCTACGCAAAAACAAACGTAACAATTCAAAGTATGGAAGTGGCGAGCAAACTGGTAATTGAATTTCGTGATGATGGAAAAGGCTTTTCACCCGGAGAAGAAAACAAGGTATTTGAACGTTTTTATAGTGGGGAAAGTGACGGCTCTGGCATCGGCCTTGCCATCACAAAGACGATTGTAGAGGGGCATGGCGGCGAGATAACGGCAGAACGAAATGTCCCCAGTGGGGTGGTATTCCGGATTCTCTTACCGATAAGATAA
- a CDS encoding YjcZ family sporulation protein, giving the protein MSWCGCGYGPVAGAGYGYGSSFVLIVVLFILLIIVGAAWC; this is encoded by the coding sequence ATGAGTTGGTGTGGTTGCGGATATGGCCCAGTGGCAGGTGCAGGATATGGTTACGGAAGCTCTTTCGTGTTAATCGTAGTATTGTTTATTCTTCTAATCATCGTTGGTGCAGCTTGGTGCTAA
- a CDS encoding YjcZ family sporulation protein: MGGAGYGSGFALLVVLFILLVIVGAGGFRY, translated from the coding sequence ATGGGTGGAGCCGGTTATGGTTCAGGTTTCGCGTTGTTAGTTGTTCTCTTTATCTTATTGGTGATTGTAGGTGCGGGTGGTTTTCGCTACTAA
- a CDS encoding carbon starvation protein A, whose protein sequence is MYTFLAGILLLVLGYFIYGKFIEKVFGIKENRNTPAYTNQDGVDYLPMGKNKNSLIQLLNIAGVGPIFGPILGALYGPVAFLWIVLGCIFAGAVHDYLTGMISIRNRGAHLPELAGKFLGKFMKHIVNAFAILLLVLVGTVFVTAPAGLIHSLTNGGIALGIILMVIFVYYIFATMLPIDKIIGRVYPLFGALLLISAVGVGGALVVTGQPIPELSFTNMHPDNVPIFPLLFLTISCGALSGFHATQTPIISRTTQNEKQGRRIFYGMMIAEGIIAMIWAAAGMSLFNGSEGLNAILANGGPGAVVNEVATTMLGAIGGTLAVIGVIILPITSGDTAFRSARMIIADYIHIPQKKIASRMWIALPLFAISYVLTKIDFELLWRYFSWANQSTAVIALWVGAMYLFIAKKQYYIAMIPAIFMTMATTTYILNAPIGFGLPIEASYIGAAMFTIVVIGMFYIKAIASRKANLELDVRESSKAA, encoded by the coding sequence ACTTACCAATGGGAAAAAATAAAAATTCCCTCATCCAGTTATTGAATATTGCTGGTGTAGGCCCAATTTTCGGTCCCATTCTTGGGGCACTTTATGGACCGGTAGCATTCTTATGGATTGTGCTTGGTTGTATTTTTGCAGGCGCTGTTCATGATTATTTAACAGGAATGATTTCTATCAGAAACCGTGGTGCTCACCTGCCAGAACTTGCAGGGAAATTCCTCGGCAAATTTATGAAGCATATTGTAAACGCATTCGCTATTTTGTTGTTAGTTTTAGTAGGTACCGTTTTTGTCACGGCACCCGCTGGTCTCATTCATAGTCTCACTAACGGAGGTATTGCACTAGGAATTATTCTAATGGTCATCTTCGTTTACTATATTTTTGCAACCATGCTGCCTATTGATAAAATTATCGGCAGAGTTTATCCACTTTTTGGCGCACTTTTATTAATCAGTGCCGTAGGTGTAGGTGGTGCCTTAGTAGTAACAGGGCAGCCAATCCCTGAATTAAGCTTTACAAACATGCATCCTGACAATGTACCTATCTTTCCATTACTATTCTTAACTATTTCATGTGGAGCATTATCTGGGTTTCATGCAACACAAACTCCCATTATTTCAAGAACCACCCAAAATGAAAAACAGGGACGTAGAATTTTCTATGGCATGATGATTGCAGAAGGAATAATTGCCATGATTTGGGCAGCTGCGGGTATGAGCTTATTTAATGGCTCTGAAGGACTAAATGCAATATTAGCTAATGGAGGACCAGGTGCGGTAGTAAATGAAGTAGCTACCACCATGCTTGGAGCTATTGGTGGTACACTTGCAGTAATCGGAGTAATCATCCTTCCCATTACATCTGGAGATACCGCTTTCCGCAGTGCACGAATGATTATCGCTGACTATATTCACATACCACAAAAGAAAATAGCTAGTCGAATGTGGATTGCGCTTCCTTTGTTTGCGATTTCTTATGTTCTGACTAAAATTGATTTTGAACTATTATGGAGATATTTTTCATGGGCAAACCAATCAACAGCAGTCATTGCATTATGGGTTGGGGCAATGTACTTGTTCATTGCCAAAAAGCAATATTATATAGCAATGATTCCAGCTATTTTCATGACAATGGCAACCACCACGTATATTCTAAATGCCCCTATAGGGTTTGGCTTGCCAATTGAAGCCTCCTACATCGGAGCTGCCATGTTTACTATTGTGGTAATCGGAATGTTTTATATAAAGGCGATTGCCTCAAGAAAAGCAAATTTGGAATTAGATGTGAGGGAATCCTCCAAGGCGGCATAA
- a CDS encoding SGNH/GDSL hydrolase family protein, with translation MKKWGLLSVLFLLVISIVGCSTENSSGYVLEKVKERRENQQEKRLFKDFFKIDDKNENQKKTVNIEEKEGVSEEFFDRSFKLTFFGDSLTQGVGDTSGQGGFTRVVKTHYESKPFIDNVSVTNLGVRGNRTNHLLKRLEDPKVQKALKEADVIFLTVGGNDLMKVVRENFLDLTFDLFDKEQEKYAERLNSVIKETRKHNPNSRIYLVGLFNPFYQFFEEIEEMNQVVTNWNETTVSVLDQYPNTAFVPIQDLFVNPEENLLDDDQFHPNEKGYELIGNNIVTEINRFNEKTSIDEMLEEE, from the coding sequence ATGAAAAAATGGGGCTTACTAAGCGTTCTTTTCTTGTTGGTGATAAGTATTGTAGGTTGTTCCACGGAAAATTCTTCTGGTTATGTACTGGAAAAAGTAAAGGAACGGCGAGAAAATCAACAGGAGAAACGCTTGTTTAAAGATTTTTTTAAAATAGATGACAAAAACGAAAATCAGAAGAAAACAGTAAATATAGAAGAAAAAGAAGGTGTGTCAGAGGAGTTTTTTGACCGTTCTTTTAAATTGACTTTTTTTGGGGATTCCTTAACACAAGGAGTTGGTGATACTTCAGGTCAGGGTGGATTTACTCGTGTTGTAAAAACGCACTATGAATCCAAGCCATTTATAGACAATGTTTCTGTCACGAATCTTGGTGTAAGGGGGAACAGAACAAATCATCTCCTAAAAAGGTTAGAGGATCCAAAAGTCCAAAAGGCATTGAAAGAAGCAGATGTGATTTTTTTAACGGTTGGTGGCAATGACCTAATGAAAGTTGTAAGAGAAAACTTTCTTGACTTAACCTTCGACTTATTCGATAAAGAACAGGAGAAATATGCAGAACGCTTAAATAGTGTGATTAAAGAAACTCGGAAACATAATCCAAATAGTAGAATATATCTTGTTGGATTGTTTAATCCTTTTTATCAATTTTTTGAAGAGATTGAAGAGATGAATCAGGTCGTAACAAATTGGAATGAGACCACTGTCTCTGTGTTAGATCAATATCCTAATACCGCCTTTGTACCTATCCAGGATTTATTTGTTAATCCTGAAGAAAACCTCCTTGACGATGATCAGTTTCATCCAAATGAAAAAGGGTATGAATTAATAGGAAACAATATCGTAACGGAAATTAATCGTTTTAATGAAAAAACTAGTATAGACGAAATGCTTGAAGAAGAATAG
- a CDS encoding YpmS family protein, protein MKKIVNWKNAFIGLLIVNILIAAFAVALVFLPNNSKLKFMGNGKEDDRKRVALTIQSDKADINELIRYYLEKETRRPLNYEVVLTDKVELRGEMTVFERNLPLTMTFVPEVQENGDVLLKQDSMSIGRLQVPVSMVLKYVADNYPLPEWVKIIPKEQSIYVSLQDLELQSDTKVRFSTFDLEKNDIKLNLLVPVED, encoded by the coding sequence ATGAAGAAGATTGTAAATTGGAAAAATGCCTTTATAGGTTTATTAATTGTAAATATTTTAATTGCAGCATTTGCTGTCGCTCTCGTTTTTCTCCCTAATAATTCAAAACTAAAATTTATGGGAAACGGTAAAGAGGACGACCGAAAACGAGTAGCACTGACGATTCAATCAGACAAAGCGGATATTAATGAACTGATTCGCTATTATTTAGAAAAAGAAACCAGACGACCTCTTAACTATGAGGTTGTCTTGACAGACAAAGTGGAACTTAGGGGAGAAATGACAGTATTTGAACGGAATCTTCCCCTAACAATGACATTTGTTCCTGAAGTGCAGGAAAATGGCGATGTTCTATTGAAGCAGGATTCTATGTCCATCGGTAGACTTCAAGTACCAGTCTCTATGGTTCTTAAATATGTAGCAGATAATTATCCTTTACCTGAATGGGTTAAGATAATTCCAAAAGAACAAAGTATTTATGTCTCCTTACAGGACTTGGAATTGCAAAGTGACACGAAAGTAAGATTTTCAACATTTGATTTAGAAAAAAATGATATCAAACTCAACTTGCTGGTCCCAGTAGAAGATTAG
- a CDS encoding SCO family protein, translating to MIGFDGKIITGKKVKNVKQTWLTIGILFIFILAGCSQDIPDKTNWELADFQFTNQDGKSFGLDNVKGNITVANLIFTNCTTVCSPMTANMAKLQKMADEKELNVQFLSFSVDPEVDKPDVLKEFSGRFTEDLSNWNFLTGYSQQDIESFGQENFKTIVAKPKDGGEVVHGTSFYLIDQEGVIIKSYDGLDVPYEEILKHIEILEKQ from the coding sequence ATGATAGGATTTGATGGGAAGATTATAACAGGAAAAAAGGTGAAAAACGTGAAACAAACATGGTTAACTATCGGAATCCTTTTCATATTCATTTTAGCTGGCTGCAGTCAAGACATCCCTGATAAAACAAATTGGGAATTAGCTGACTTTCAGTTTACGAACCAAGATGGAAAAAGCTTTGGTCTGGACAACGTAAAAGGAAACATTACAGTGGCCAACCTTATTTTTACTAATTGTACAACCGTATGCTCTCCTATGACTGCGAACATGGCAAAGCTACAAAAAATGGCGGATGAAAAAGAACTTAACGTTCAGTTTCTATCATTTTCCGTAGATCCTGAAGTAGATAAGCCAGATGTATTGAAAGAGTTTTCAGGTCGTTTTACAGAAGATTTATCAAATTGGAATTTCCTAACAGGTTATTCTCAACAGGACATTGAGAGCTTTGGGCAAGAGAACTTCAAAACCATTGTTGCCAAGCCAAAAGATGGTGGAGAGGTAGTACATGGTACAAGCTTTTATTTAATAGATCAAGAAGGAGTTATTATTAAAAGCTATGATGGACTTGATGTGCCTTACGAAGAAATCTTAAAGCATATTGAAATATTAGAAAAGCAATAA
- a CDS encoding DUF4397 domain-containing protein, which translates to MKNHNQMNVEQYQYLADFYKYTNPQKHLYYYQLYYSNVYEYSQQQREIETAPQELSGNLRFLHAALNTQEVDIYLNDTILERSFRFSNKSDYEAIPEGSYQISIFPANTKNTPLLSGYLQVENDAYYTIAIAGNNENVDLFIIEDDVEIPQNESKFRVWNLSQYPPSIDVAVKKGDVVFSDIGYSEVTEYLAMTPMTVDLEVRQSGTTNSIRPLNRVSLKPNFGYTIVLISHSADPNSLYAIFLVP; encoded by the coding sequence ATGAAAAATCATAACCAGATGAATGTGGAACAATATCAATATCTTGCAGATTTTTACAAATATACGAATCCTCAAAAGCATTTGTACTATTATCAATTGTATTACAGTAATGTCTATGAATACTCTCAACAGCAAAGAGAAATAGAAACAGCGCCACAAGAACTATCTGGTAATTTACGATTTCTTCATGCTGCACTTAACACTCAGGAAGTAGATATCTATCTTAATGATACCATCTTGGAAAGATCCTTTAGGTTTTCTAACAAAAGCGATTATGAAGCTATTCCAGAAGGAAGCTATCAAATAAGTATTTTTCCAGCAAATACAAAAAACACACCATTACTATCAGGATATCTCCAAGTAGAAAATGACGCCTACTATACGATTGCCATTGCAGGGAACAATGAAAATGTAGATTTATTTATCATCGAGGATGATGTAGAAATTCCTCAAAACGAATCGAAATTCAGGGTATGGAACCTTTCTCAATATCCCCCATCCATAGATGTTGCTGTAAAAAAAGGAGATGTAGTTTTTTCTGATATCGGCTATTCAGAGGTCACTGAATACCTAGCAATGACTCCCATGACGGTCGACTTAGAAGTACGGCAAAGCGGCACAACAAATAGTATTCGACCATTAAACAGAGTTAGTTTAAAGCCTAATTTTGGTTATACTATTGTGTTAATAAGCCATTCTGCTGATCCAAATTCGCTTTATGCTATCTTTCTCGTTCCCTAA
- a CDS encoding DNA alkylation repair protein, translating to MSSPYLCPNCKTNRSRFNIIEQNAKSVKLHPQTGELMEEYSAEKLDPFHLPYKGPVQKVQCATCGLIEDEQLFIKRAEIQNG from the coding sequence ATGTCATCCCCTTATTTGTGTCCAAACTGCAAAACAAATCGTTCTCGCTTTAACATTATTGAACAAAACGCAAAATCAGTGAAGCTTCATCCACAAACAGGTGAACTGATGGAGGAATATAGTGCAGAGAAGCTAGACCCATTTCATCTACCTTACAAAGGGCCTGTACAAAAAGTGCAATGTGCCACATGTGGATTAATCGAGGATGAGCAACTGTTTATAAAACGTGCTGAAATCCAAAACGGATAA
- a CDS encoding alpha/beta fold hydrolase: MMAEYEKVIKDDISLHYEDQGVGHAIVLLHGFCGSHEYWKYVIDELEDRYRIIAVDLRGHGDSAVAENEFTIEDMADDVKVLLESLEIEEATVIGHSLGGYVALQLAKNNPALINGLGLVHSTPHSDNEEAKEGREKGKRRILDEGMENFLDDLVPKLFSPENLETHKGEVEFTKVLGLKTKPQGAIGALNAMKNRRDMIPFLKDYQGKLLLVAGENDQIIPKEKTFVKEGNHVTKRLLEDSGHMSMLEEPKQLIETIRDFIKSLD; the protein is encoded by the coding sequence ATGATGGCAGAATATGAAAAAGTAATTAAAGATGATATCTCATTGCATTATGAAGACCAAGGAGTAGGGCATGCAATTGTGTTGCTTCATGGATTTTGTGGTTCTCATGAATATTGGAAATATGTCATCGATGAGCTTGAAGATAGATACCGGATTATTGCCGTTGATTTAAGAGGCCATGGAGATTCTGCTGTAGCAGAAAATGAATTTACCATTGAGGATATGGCAGATGATGTAAAAGTATTACTCGAGAGCTTAGAAATTGAAGAAGCAACAGTAATAGGTCATTCACTAGGTGGATATGTTGCTTTACAGTTAGCAAAGAACAATCCAGCTCTCATAAACGGTTTAGGTTTAGTTCATTCCACCCCACACTCTGACAATGAGGAGGCTAAAGAGGGGAGAGAAAAAGGGAAGAGACGGATTTTAGACGAGGGGATGGAAAACTTTTTAGATGATTTAGTTCCAAAGCTGTTCTCCCCAGAAAACTTAGAAACCCACAAAGGAGAAGTGGAGTTTACCAAGGTTCTTGGCTTAAAAACAAAGCCACAAGGCGCAATTGGAGCATTAAATGCCATGAAAAATAGAAGGGATATGATTCCCTTTCTAAAAGATTATCAAGGCAAGCTTTTATTGGTTGCAGGAGAAAATGATCAAATTATTCCTAAAGAAAAAACCTTCGTAAAAGAGGGGAATCATGTAACAAAAAGACTTTTAGAAGACTCTGGACATATGAGCATGCTAGAGGAACCTAAGCAATTGATTGAGACAATAAGAGACTTTATCAAATCTCTAGATTAA
- a CDS encoding VWA domain-containing protein gives MGFQLEHPLMLLIVIPMLISLYLYWMKKRKKTKKEYVIFSLRGAVYLLLILALTIPSLLYPVKGLHTVFLVDQSDSVKRVETEILATINESIKTKQEEDQYSIVTFANKPKLDKSFTSESDTVSNLSINTESQFTNIEEAIRFATNTIPENKKGRIVLISDGVETNGKGERLSRLGNKENIELDAISFQPPNVEDVSIQSFVSPQTSFEGEAIPLQIVLDSNVDTTATLVVTKNEETIVKEEVDIAKGTNQFSYQFKVSEPGMSTFKAEIYPKSDQIVENNVSHALTQVSGQPKILMVDQEGEGENVFQALTASGWKVDRMLPELLPTTLSGFLDYDSIILHNISGHHLSETQMELMESAVRDFGTGFIMTGGNESYGLGGYFKTPIEKLLPVDMDVKGKKEIPSLGLIIVLDRSGSMMGEKFELAKEAAARSVELLKDDDTFGFIAFDTESWQVVETKPISDKEEVINSIRSTALGGGTNIFPALSEAYGQLSEMNLKRKHIILLTDGQSENGPYEEIIEEGLSKNVTLSTVAIGGDADINLLEELAGLGTGRFYEVYDASAVPSILSRETALTTKTYIEDNPHVPSVYDGYDWSSRFKSGTPSINAYVATTLKPRADLIVESEKKDPILSRMSYGLGRSIAWTTDVSGAWSGDFPSWEQWSGFWNDLLTWSLPSYQTGSYFVSSMVEGGKVSLKIDATDNNLLPLAISVTDNKGQKIENVTSKMVGPGQYELEFSALPDIYFLNVMQEEEGEVISTFKSGIVVPFSTEYEQRPVNMELLETLTGNMNGKILEEPKDAFRPWHKNLYRSQSVWVPFVVLAFLLFIVEIFIRRFGLVRIPIKKKPKKKIQRQQLPQKVEIKRQTSSKQSLARKEVAISKPSPGKEENKKKEKAPPPQSNARTSEERMNQLLQAKNRKRNKP, from the coding sequence GTGGGATTTCAACTTGAGCATCCTCTCATGCTATTAATAGTAATACCAATGCTGATTAGTCTTTATCTTTACTGGATGAAGAAAAGAAAAAAAACCAAAAAGGAGTATGTAATCTTTTCTTTACGAGGAGCCGTATATTTGCTATTAATTTTAGCCCTTACCATTCCTTCTCTCCTTTATCCTGTTAAAGGCTTGCATACGGTGTTTTTGGTTGATCAATCAGACAGTGTAAAAAGGGTGGAAACAGAGATTCTTGCTACAATAAATGAAAGTATTAAGACTAAGCAGGAAGAAGATCAGTACAGTATTGTCACATTTGCAAATAAACCGAAGCTTGATAAATCTTTTACATCTGAAAGTGATACCGTTTCGAATTTATCAATAAACACAGAATCTCAATTCACCAATATAGAAGAGGCGATTAGATTCGCTACCAACACGATTCCAGAAAATAAAAAAGGCAGAATTGTCCTTATTAGTGATGGTGTAGAGACAAATGGAAAAGGTGAACGCTTGTCACGATTAGGTAATAAAGAAAACATCGAGCTTGATGCCATTTCTTTTCAGCCACCTAATGTGGAGGATGTATCCATACAATCATTCGTTTCCCCACAAACAAGCTTTGAAGGGGAAGCTATTCCTCTTCAAATTGTGTTGGATTCTAACGTGGATACGACGGCTACTTTAGTTGTAACTAAAAACGAAGAAACGATAGTAAAAGAAGAAGTAGACATCGCTAAAGGAACCAATCAGTTTTCCTATCAATTTAAAGTAAGTGAACCAGGAATGTCCACTTTTAAAGCAGAGATTTATCCAAAAAGTGATCAGATTGTGGAAAATAATGTATCACATGCCCTTACACAAGTATCAGGTCAGCCAAAAATCTTAATGGTGGATCAAGAAGGAGAAGGGGAAAATGTGTTTCAAGCTCTTACAGCGAGTGGGTGGAAAGTGGACCGAATGCTGCCAGAACTACTTCCTACCACCTTATCTGGATTTCTTGATTATGATAGCATTATCCTACATAACATTTCAGGTCATCACTTAAGTGAAACACAAATGGAATTGATGGAAAGTGCCGTTAGAGATTTTGGCACAGGGTTTATCATGACAGGTGGGAATGAATCCTATGGGCTTGGGGGCTATTTCAAAACGCCAATTGAAAAGCTCCTCCCTGTCGATATGGATGTAAAAGGGAAAAAAGAAATACCATCACTAGGGTTAATAATCGTGTTAGATCGATCAGGAAGTATGATGGGAGAAAAATTTGAGCTGGCAAAAGAAGCAGCAGCAAGGTCTGTAGAGCTTTTAAAGGATGATGACACCTTTGGATTCATTGCTTTTGATACAGAGTCTTGGCAAGTAGTGGAAACAAAGCCAATTTCCGATAAGGAAGAAGTAATCAATTCTATTCGCTCTACCGCTCTTGGAGGAGGAACCAATATCTTCCCTGCTCTAAGCGAAGCATATGGACAGCTGAGTGAAATGAATTTAAAAAGAAAGCATATTATCCTTCTTACAGATGGGCAGTCAGAAAATGGGCCGTATGAGGAAATCATAGAAGAGGGTCTGTCTAAAAATGTAACTCTATCAACCGTCGCTATTGGTGGGGATGCGGATATTAACCTACTTGAAGAGCTTGCAGGTTTGGGCACAGGTAGATTTTACGAAGTGTATGATGCAAGCGCTGTGCCGAGTATCTTATCAAGAGAAACCGCCTTAACTACCAAAACATATATTGAAGATAATCCACATGTCCCTTCTGTATATGATGGTTACGATTGGTCTTCAAGATTTAAGAGCGGAACACCAAGTATAAATGCTTATGTAGCTACTACCCTAAAACCACGGGCAGATCTTATTGTGGAAAGTGAAAAGAAAGACCCAATTCTTTCAAGAATGAGTTATGGGCTAGGTAGATCAATTGCTTGGACAACGGATGTTTCCGGGGCTTGGAGTGGCGATTTTCCATCGTGGGAGCAATGGTCTGGATTTTGGAATGATCTACTTACTTGGTCATTACCATCCTATCAAACAGGATCTTACTTCGTTTCTTCTATGGTAGAAGGGGGCAAAGTTTCGCTTAAGATAGATGCTACAGACAACAATCTATTGCCACTTGCCATTTCAGTAACCGATAATAAAGGACAAAAGATAGAAAATGTTACAAGCAAAATGGTTGGCCCAGGCCAATATGAACTGGAGTTTTCCGCACTGCCTGATATCTACTTTCTTAATGTGATGCAGGAAGAGGAAGGCGAAGTAATTTCTACCTTTAAAAGCGGCATTGTCGTCCCGTTTTCCACAGAGTATGAACAAAGACCTGTAAACATGGAGCTATTAGAGACACTTACAGGAAATATGAATGGAAAGATTCTGGAAGAACCTAAGGATGCTTTTAGACCATGGCATAAAAACCTTTACAGAAGCCAAAGTGTATGGGTGCCTTTTGTCGTGTTGGCGTTCCTTTTATTCATCGTCGAGATTTTCATCCGTAGATTCGGATTAGTGCGGATTCCAATTAAGAAAAAGCCTAAAAAGAAGATACAACGGCAACAGCTTCCTCAAAAAGTAGAAATAAAAAGGCAAACATCTAGTAAACAATCCCTTGCTAGAAAAGAAGTAGCAATAAGTAAGCCTTCACCGGGAAAAGAGGAAAACAAAAAGAAAGAGAAAGCGCCTCCACCCCAAAGCAATGCTAGGACTTCTGAGGAAAGAATGAATCAACTGCTTCAAGCAAAAAATCGAAAAAGAAATAAACCTTGA